Within Aphelocoma coerulescens isolate FSJ_1873_10779 chromosome 1A, UR_Acoe_1.0, whole genome shotgun sequence, the genomic segment CCCGGCCATCTGGATCGACACCGGGATCCACTCCCGCGAGTGGGTGACACAGGCCAGCGGCGTCTGGTTTGCCAAGAAGGTACTGACACATCCCAGGCACGACTTCCAACCCCAAAGGGCCACGTGGTCCTCAGGAACCGTGGGATCCAGGCGGGTGATCCCACAGGGAGGACAGGGAGCCCCAAACCTCCATCCTCTCTAGATTGTCCAGGATCACGCAAATAATGAAGGTGTGGCCTCCATCCTGGAGACGATGGACATCTTCCTGGAGATCGTCACCAACCCCGATGGCTTTGCCTTCACCCACACCCAGGTACCCCCCCAGATTTCCTCTCCCTGGTTCCTACAGCCgtgctggatggggctggggagcagccttTGGGGTGCTGCACATCCCTGAGAGGAAGCCTCCTCATCCACATttccatgggatgggaatgggaccaCCACGAGCTGTGGAGCTCCAGCCCCGGGCACCAGCTGAGGTGGCTCTGCCCTTCCAGAACCGCATGTGGCGCAAGACCAGGTCCAAGCACGCGGGCTCCATCTGTGTCGGAGTGGACCCCAACCGCAACTGGGACGCAGGTTTTGGAGGTCAGAGCTCTCCCCTTGCCCCTGGGGAGCATTTCCACTCTCCAGGTGGAGGCTCCGAGGCCGTTTCTGACTCAAAGATCCATTGATGTCTCCTGGGAAAGAGGTGGGATTTGCTCTCCGTGGCAGAGCCGAGGGTTTGGGCCCCACCAGGGCTTTGATGTCCCCCGGTGACAAATGACAGGCACCATACAAAGCTCTAggaggagccccaggagcaTTCCTTGATCACCACCAAGCATCTGAGGGGTGGGGCTTGGAagttcccaaattcccactgttTTCACCATCCTCTCTTCCACAGAGGCCGGAGCCAGCGCAATCTCCTGCTCAGAGACGTACCACGGACCCTACCCCAACTCGGAGCCTGAGGTGAAATCCATCGTGGACTTTGTGAAGAGCCACGGGAACATCAAGGCTTTTGTCTCCATCCACAGctattcccagctcctgctctatCCCTACGGCTACACCGAAACCCCAGTGCCGGACCAGCAGGAACTGGTGAGGCCACGTGGTTtgtggggttgggatggggtgGAGCCGCTCTTCTGCTGTTCCAAGGAGGAGCCACCTCCATCCTGCATCCATTGGGGAAGCTGGGAGGAGCTTTGCATCCCTTTTGCACCCGGAAAAAAGCTGTATCCCAcaggtttttcctttctttggctcatctttcctccttccctctatTCCCAGCACGAGGTTTCTGCCAAGGCCGTGGCAGCTCTGTCCTCCCTGTACGGCACCAACTACAAGTATGGCAGCATCATCACCACCATCTGTAAGTTCTGGGGGCAGCCACggctcccccaaaatccccaaatcccaaaatcaTCCCTCACACCGTGGCTCGGCCAAATATCCCATGGAATTCCCACACAAAGTGATTGAGGCTCCAAATCCCTcctgttttttcctccctcagacAGAGCGAGTGGAGCAACCGTCGACTGGACCTACAACCAAGGGATTAAATATTCCTTCACCTTTGAGCTGCGGGATACGGGGACCTACGGATTCCTGCTTCCCGCCACACAGATCGTTCCCACCGCCGAGGAGACCTGGCTGGCGCTGAAGGTCATCATGGAGCACACCCGGGACAACATGTACTGACCTGGgatcagggctggagcagctggagagggggaagaagacaataaataaatggaaagaAGGATGAGAAAAACCTGtggttgttttccctttttcccaaatcGGGTGGAAAAGCCCTTTCGGAGCCGCAGTCGGTGCCAGCACAAACAGGGCGTGCTGGGCTGGTGACCTGGAAAGGGAATTGATTGAAAGGGTATGAAAGTAGCAGGAACAAAAAGAAGGGAAGGTGGTGGTTTTCTCTCTGTTCTGGCAGAGCATGGAAAGGGAATTGGGCTCT encodes:
- the LOC138104516 gene encoding carboxypeptidase A1-like translates to MGFKRPQGTAGMQDQLSQLTMRLPVLLAALVAVATCTETFVGHQVLRVTPKSDEELQKVQELQALEHLQLDFWLAPRGLGFPVDIRVPFPSLQPVKAHLEASGVSYSIMIEDVQALVDKERMEMLRSSRQLPRDTNTFNYEAYHTLDEIYDFIDMLVAENPNLVSKLEIGRSTENRPLYVLKFSTGGTNRPAIWIDTGIHSREWVTQASGVWFAKKIVQDHANNEGVASILETMDIFLEIVTNPDGFAFTHTQNRMWRKTRSKHAGSICVGVDPNRNWDAGFGEAGASAISCSETYHGPYPNSEPEVKSIVDFVKSHGNIKAFVSIHSYSQLLLYPYGYTETPVPDQQELHEVSAKAVAALSSLYGTNYKYGSIITTIYRASGATVDWTYNQGIKYSFTFELRDTGTYGFLLPATQIVPTAEETWLALKVIMEHTRDNMY